GTGGATATTCTATAAAAAGGGACAGATACATAACAGATTTCCAGGAAGGAAAAGTTAACTGAGGAAAAGACACATGGGAATTTGAGAGCCTGGTCAGCTCTGATTATGGGAATATAGATGTTGCTTCTCACCAGTGTAatcacataaaaaagaaaatattacaaaaagaaaCACTCAGACATTGGGAATACAGAAGAATCCCCAAAGAACTAATGTTATCGCTGAAGTAAGATATGCTtctgggttgtgtgtgtgtttcatgttTTCTCTGCAAAAAGAGTGAAATcagtcatttttctatttttgtatagctatatataaatatatatctgtcACTGTTCAGTCTTCCaggcgtgtccagctcttcacatccctatggactgcagcactccaggccaccctgtctctcaccgtctcctggagtttgactAAGTTCATTCCATTgcatccgtgatgccatccagccgtctcatcttctgatgccctctccttctaccttcaatctttcccagcatcacagtcttttctaatgagttggctgtttgaatcaggtggccaaagtattggaacttcagcttcagcatcagtccttctaatgaatattgaaatctatatgtttatattatataaaatatatatatacatatgcaaaaGTGTCTATGTACATATACATCTATTTCATAATCTTAAATTTATCTCTATTTGTAACTATTATTAAAGCTATCttagtccttttttaaaaagaaattatcaaaATTATATATTCTGATTCTGTTTAGTTCAcaaaaaatgtgttatttatttcaaatatcaAAGATTATTTGGCTGATATTAAAGTTACCCTGTTAGCTACTAAATAGTCTGTAAAATATTGGGAGGcagtaagaaaaaaagatatgcaGTAATTTTCttccatatgtattttttattttctgaataaaatttaTGATTTTTGTGATGTGCACATTATTCTCTTCATAATAAATCCATACCccaaaaagtataaataaataagtcacacATTATCTGAACTCCCTTCACTTTGAAGAAGCCCACTCTCTCTTCTAATACACATCCAGATACTGCGGACATATATACACACCAACTAGAAAGATGCACATGTGAAATGTTATATGAATATATGGATGCTATCTCCCTTTGTTTTACAAAAATAGGGTTATATTTTACACACATATTTATGTACTTATTGCATGTCTGAAAAGCTTTGGATTTCTTCACTGGCGTGGCTCTAAAACATTGTCTTGAGAGGCTATGCAGCATCACATGGTAAACGGACGCCTGTGTCTACTATGTTCCAACTGAAAACAGTTTCCCTTTGCTTTGCTAGTGTTGTCTTTTGCAGTATTAAAAAAGCTTTTAACAAACATCTTGGACAAGCACAGGTAGCCATCATTCTTGGACAAATATTGTTATAGGGTTTCACTGATATAggtttttaaagttataaagaaatcctactccctcctccctccccgtaccatccctctgggtcgtcccagtgcaccagccccaagcatccagtatcgtgcattgaacctggactggcgactcgtttcgtatatgatattataccaggatgggaaacacgtgtatgcctgtggcggattcatgttgatatatggcaaaaccaatacaatattgtaaagttaaaaaataaaataaaatgacaaaaatgacaaaaaaaagaaatcctacatttttaaaaaattactgttcCTAAAAGATACAGAATTTATTCCAGATGATTAGAATAAAAATACCATAATAAAAAGACTGCTTACATAGTGTCTTTGTACACTAGATCTTTTGTAGATctattgtaacaaattatcacacgTTGGGTGGTTTAAGTAACAGAAGTTGACTTTCTCACATCTTTACAAGCCAGTGTCCCAAATCACAGTGCTGGCAAGGTTTCCCTCCACAGCTCTGGAGGGACAGTCACGCCTCACCTCTTTCGGCTTCCGGTGGTCCCTGGCCTCCTTCGCTTCGGGGCTGTGGCATGTGTCACTCCTGTTGCTTCCTGCATCTTCACGTGATATTCTTCTATGTGTCGCTGCATCTCTAGTCTTCACTTAATCTCTCTTCCCCCCCTTACAAGAACTAAGAATACTGATATAGGATATAGTGCCCTTCCCTTGAATTAAGATTATCTTATTTGAAACTCCTTAACTGAATTACATCTCCAAAggcttttattttcctcataaGTTCAGGTTTGCAGGTTATAACCTGAAATATATTTAGAGGGATCAACATTCAACCCAATGCTGTTTATAGTTTAAATTCCCAATATTCCTAATACTAAGGAGATGCCACAAAAGCAAAACATGAAGCTACAAGCAGGAGGAAATGGTGTCACTAGAGAAGAGTCAGCATTGAGATAACAAAGGATCCTTTCAGGGTTTGTACTTTGAAAGGGATATGGACAGTtgcaaaacagagaaagaaggaaaaaatgccaGAAAATACTAAGACTCTGCTACTCCCACCAACTTGGATGTGGTTCCTGCTTTCTTATCGTTTAAATCCAATCCTAAGTACAGAAAAGGACAGTGAATATGTCTGAAGAAATGGGAAGTTTCAAGCAAATTTCTTACAGGGCATGACCCTGATCATTAATTATATAGTAGTTAACTATCATTTTATTGCTCAGGAAATCTCTTAACTCACCCTTTCCTAATAAGAGGGAAAATGGGTCTTCAGAATAGATCATTGCCATGGAGATAATGTGTGCTTTAATAACCCAGAAACCCTTAACTCTTTGACACTAAAGTCCTTTCACATAATGTGAGATGGCAGAGGTGATATTAAATATcatttcatcagatcagatcaggtcagatcagttgctgagtcatgtccgactctttgcgaccccatgaatcacagaacaccaggcctccctgtccatcaccaactcccggacttcactgagactcacgtccattgagtcagtgatgccatccagccatctcatcctctgtcatccccttctcctcctgcccccaatccctcaaaGGAAcatagaaataatacaaatgacaTTTTCTGATGTATTTACATGAGAAACACAGAAACAAATTGCTTCTGTAATTTCAAGCCTTCGAGTCAAGTTGATAATTTACTTAGTAGTTTTCTCAGTGCTACAGTGATATCTTTGTTCCTCAGCGTATATATAATGGGATTCAACGTTGGGATCAAAACTGTGTAGAAAAGAGAGATCAGCTTCCCAGTTTCTTCAGACTGATTTGGTTTGGGCTGTAAATAGGTGGTGGAGGCTGTGCCATAGAATAAGACCACCACTGTGAGGTGAGACGAGCAAGTGGAGAAAGCTTTAGCCCTCCCCCTGGCAGATCGCAGTTTCAGAATGTTGGAGATAATTTTGCCATAGGAGACAACAATCAACAGAAATGGAACCATGATGAACACAACTGCAACTACATAGACTGCTATCTCGTTCACAAATGTGTCCCCACAAGCAAGCTTGAACACTGGGGGGAGGTCACAGAAAAAATGATTAATTGTGGTAGAGCCGCAAAAGGGCAGAGAGAAAACCTGCCATGTTTGCCCAATTACGACAGGAACCCCACTGAcccaggaggcagtgaccagCTGGACACAGACCTGGGGGCTCATGATCAGACCATAATGAAGAGGGTTACAAATGGCCACGTAGCGGTGATAGGCCATCACGGCCAGGAGGAGACACTCTAAACCTCCAAACAGAAGGACCAAACACATTTGTGCGGCACaggtaaagaaagaaatgtgCCCTTTCTGGCTCAGGAGGTCCATGAGCATTCTTGGGATCGTGACAGTTACGTAACAGATTTCTAAAATGGAAAAGTGGttgaggaaaaagtacatgggggtCTGCAGAGTAGGGTCAATTCTTGTTATCAGTACAATGACACTATTGCACATCAGGATGGTCAGATAGAGGACTAAAAATATCCCAAAAAGAATCCATTGCAAATTGGGACTATAGGAAAACCCCAAGAGGATAAATTCCATCATTGTAGTGATGTTTGatttttctgttcttaatttGTACTCCATCTGTAGATATGGTAAATTCAAAATGGTTAATTCATTAATGCTTTTGAGCAACATTTCCCTTCTGTTAACTGAATTAGAtacatgaacttatttacataATCCCTTCAGTTATTGCTGCCTTTGCCTTCCTCAGTTTCTAAGAAATGAGATTTGAAACCTCAGCAATGAACTGATGTGCAGTTAAAAtcaattagagaaataaaatcttcattttttataCTTGGATGTAGTGAtaccagagggcttccctggtatctcagcagtaaaagaatttgcctgaaatgcaggggatacagatgtgggtttgatccatggctAAGGAAGATCCTTGgaagaggggatggcaacccactccagtattcttgcctagagaattccatggacagagaagcctggccgacTATGGCCCATGggagcacaaagagtcagacatgacagaagtgactgagcagcagagGTAATGAtaccagaaacaataaaatatatgcattttgaTTTAGAGCTTATTGTGCAGCAATAGTATTAAACTATTTCACCCCTTTTAAGGGTGAAATTATATATGACACAGGCTTgcaattgtttttctttgggttcatcaatttctttttctatacTTATTGACTTATTCCATCTCCTTTCAATTCAAAGATTTTCACTATAAACTTTTGCCTaattcttattcaaaacattttaaGCCCTCCCATTTCTACTTCAATGAGAGCTGACTTTCTGAAACTTATTCCTTGTTACCGGGGGAACAAATACGTGTAATTGTATTGTTCTCGTCTGTGTACCTCACCCATCAGTTATGCCACACATGGACAGCATTAGTTACATCATGGGTCCAATAACGTTCCCTACTAATACCCATTGTACACTGCATTGCAAATACCAACTAATCTTTAACTCAGTCCATATATATGACCCATTCTTCATGGTATTTGGggtttcctgatagctcagttggtaaataatctacctgcaatgcaggagacccccttTTGATtcataggtcaggaagatccactggagaagggatagactgcccactccagtattcccgggcttctcttgtgactcagctggtaaagaatctgcctgcaaggtgggagacctaggtttgatgtttgggttgggaaggtcacctggagaagggaaaggctacccactccagtgttctggcctggagaattctatggactcaatagtccatgggtcacaaagagttggacacgactgagtgactttcattttcatgatattttaatatagtttattCTTAAC
This portion of the Bos taurus isolate L1 Dominette 01449 registration number 42190680 breed Hereford chromosome 15, ARS-UCD2.0, whole genome shotgun sequence genome encodes:
- the OR10AG1 gene encoding olfactory receptor 10AG1 gives rise to the protein MEYKLRTEKSNITTMMEFILLGFSYSPNLQWILFGIFLVLYLTILMCNSVIVLITRIDPTLQTPMYFFLNHFSILEICYVTVTIPRMLMDLLSQKGHISFFTCAAQMCLVLLFGGLECLLLAVMAYHRYVAICNPLHYGLIMSPQVCVQLVTASWVSGVPVVIGQTWQVFSLPFCGSTTINHFFCDLPPVFKLACGDTFVNEIAVYVVAVVFIMVPFLLIVVSYGKIISNILKLRSARGRAKAFSTCSSHLTVVVLFYGTASTTYLQPKPNQSEETGKLISLFYTVLIPTLNPIIYTLRNKDITVALRKLLSKLST